The genomic stretch TATAAGTGCATGAACTGGTTCATTGAGAAAAGACTTGTGTGTTCATGTAGATATAAGTGTGAGACTTCAGAGAATTCTAATTTGCCATAAAAAGCAAAAAAATTAGTATTGGAATGAGATAAGCCTAATTTTAAATAGAGCTTAATGGCTGCAAAATATTCATATAGATGCACTGCTAGAATGGAATTGAGGTGTACTTGATTGGTACTTTATACATTCAGGGAATTGAAGTTACGATGAACTTGTTGAAATTTTACAACAAAGTACCAAAAATAACTCCGGCTTCTCAAAATCAATCTACCAAAATAAGTAGAATCTCTTTTCGACGCTTTTTTATATTAGTTTGCATTTATCCAATTGTTTGTATTATTAcctgtatttttataatttagctCGATATCACGTTGTTTGATTTAATTTTTTCGGTGCACCTActtgttgaatttttttttcttgttcaagtttgaacacccttgaaAAATTTTCTAGCTTCGCCACTGATTAAAGCAGGTTACGGAgttaaaaagtttaaaatttgAAGGGGGGGAGAGTGACAGTATTTTTGGGCTAGCCCTTGTAATTGATTTTGGGCTATTAATTATATGGTTTATTTTATAGCTACCTATTGTCATTAGTTTTTTCGGATTGCTATAAATGAAATTTGCTcaattttttgtaaaaataacaCGTGCTAGTCAGTTTtcgaactggtcattcaaaaatagttagcgtttgcaaagtcattaaaaaatagccactttttTGCTGCAACAGgaaccggtccaacataatataccgaagatcggtgcacatgtgtacaaacttccagcatattatgttggaactccagcacgcggaaagttccagcataatatacttgaGATTgaagcacctgtgtatgaacttctagcatattatactggaccaatatattatactggaactctagtgtattatgctggagttccaatatacttatgctggaactccattataatatgctggagttccagtatacttatgatggaactccagtatattatgttggagtatttttccggattttaaacagtattttcgttcagatttatctctACATGAAAAATggttaaatttcaattacttttgaaactgtagctatttttgaatgaccacttgtaaatttggctattttttaatcGGAAAAGGTCCAAATATGCCCGTGAACTATGTGAAATATGACAAATATGCCCGTCGTTATTAGTTCGGCCCAAATATGTCCAAATCGTCCAATAGTTGTGCATATATGCCCTTCGGAAAAGGGTCAAAAATGCCCTTAACGTATTAGAAATGGTTTAAATTTGCCCTCCTTCCACCTATTGGTCTAAAAATACCCCCAACGTTTATTTTCGGATTAAAAATGCCCCTCATTTTAACAGAAGTATTAGATGGCATATGTGGGGCTTTTAATTAAATAGGTGACATTGATTTATTGGTCCACGTGGATATTAGACCCATCCATAATTAACCCGACCCATATGAAGTAAATCCAAAATCCGAACCCCTTCCCACTTACTGGAAATTGGCGACTAGTAATTTTCTGACGAACAGTAATTGGGTGCAAACTTGGGATGAAGAAGAAAATAGGAAAACAAACAATActtgaaacaaacaaacaatctTTGTTACTGCACAGAGAAAGTAATCGAATTGACAGCGAAGGAAAAGAGAGAGAACAACATTGAACATGCCGTTACAGATGCTTCGACATTTCAAAGCAAATGAAAGAAGTAAGAGAGGAAAGTGAGTGGATCAAACAAGAAGGAAACAGTCGGTTGGATTGAAAAATTAAagcataaaagaaagaaaaaggagaaagaagaagaacCCTAGTTGGGATTTAGGAAGAAGATGACAGAAGGAAGAGGAGCGTTTGTTTTAGGGGTGGGGAGCATTTGTTTTAGGGGATTAAGTTTGGGTCTTTTAGAATTAGGGGTGGGTCGGGTAGGTAGATTTAGGTCGAGTTTggtattaaataattaaaaaaaaaaattgttggtTCCGTCTAATAAGGGCATATATGCACGGGGGATAACAAAAAAAGAGGAGGAATGAACGAAAGGAACGAAGAAGTTGAAAAAAAGATGcccatgaaaaaatgaaaaaaagctGAAAACAAACAGAAAAAAAGGCTGCGCAGCCTTGACACCCACGAGACCCCCCCTGCctgcgtcgtcttcttcttcattcAAACCCCTCCCCCTCGTTGAAAAACGTTTTCCAGCGGAAAAAACGACCCCGCCCCCCGACCatcatcttctccaaacgaccacccCTGTAGCCTACGCCACTGCTCGCCCCCAAAAACGACCTCATCTCCGCTAGCTATTCAACAAAAAAACCGCCGGAACACCAACCAAACAGACCCGTCTCTAGCCACCATCACCAAGGCTCGCCGGAAATGGCGACCAAAAGTGACGAAGAGCCATGGACGTGACTGAAACCTGCAAATCCGACATCCCTTTTGAAACCTTTAGATCTGTCCAAGATAACACTTGAACACAAAAAAAATTCCGGTCGGGTTCGAGCTCGTTGATAGATTTTTCGGTCGAGCTTCGGTGGTGGTTTGGTCTTGGTTCTGGTTTACTTCTTCTTCGATTTTTATTCGCGTTTCAGGTATGTACTTTCGATTCGACATGCTGTAACTGTCGCTGGATCTCCCTTATACTGAAATATGTAATAATCATTTCTTCATCACTCTGAAAATTTCATTACTCGTATTCCTTTCCTCTGTTTCATTTCGTCACGTATGTGACGATCCGATGCTTTAGTTTCGGCTGCTGTCAATGTTTCTTAGATTACTCGTGGGTGTAATACCGGTTTCTCGGTCGAAATTGCTTCATAGTTAATCTCGTCGATCGAAAAAAAAAAGGGCATATATGCACAACTATTGGACGGTTTGGACATATTTGGGCCGGACTAATAACGACGGGCATATTTATCCTATTTCGCATAGTTCACGGGCATATTTGGACTTTTTGCATTTATAATTTCTCTTATTACATATAGAACTCTAATCCAAAATTgtcaagtcttcccgttggccgTTTGTATTCAATGCCAAAGTAAATATGGTACGCTTGCTTCTATTCTTTTCTAGGTTCCTGTCTTTGGCTGCTCCTTTATTTCCCAACTCCTCCAACAAAGCTAGATCGCATCACCTCCCTCTGCCTGTTGATCATATCTACCTCAGCTATTGCTTCCCCACCTTATAGCTCGAAATCAATTACTGGTCATTTTAGGTGAAATAATAGTTTTGGACACGTGTTTTCGGGCGAAGAAGAAGTGCGAGATAGAGAGAGGAGGCTGGTCTttgaaaagagaagaagaggGAGATTTATGACTTCCTTGAGTGGGTCTGTGGTGACACTCGTGGATAACATTGATCCTTGAAATTGTCGAGAAAGTACACAATTGTAGGTTTTCTGGTGAAATTGGGAAAAGAGTCAAAGACCCAGTTCAGCTGTTAGCGTACAAATTGTTTTAGTTGCGATGAGTTCAGGAAATGTGGGGCGGCTGCCATTGATGAATGTTGTTAAATTTAAGGGAGTGCCAATTCTGCAGCAATTGCATTTGGAGGAACGGTTGCTCAGGACTTCACCTCAAAACTGGTGCATTGTAAATGATGGAACCAATGAACCCACAATTGTCATGGGTATTTCAGGGTGAGCTATcaattttcaccattttttatggtatgactcttttttttccatAGTAGTACTTTTGCTAGAATTGTTTCTTGATTGTTTTTATTGGCGGGTTCATTATACAACTTGTTTTGACGATTGGATTTGCACTTTCCTTCTACTTCACTAATTAATCTTTCACCATCTTTAAACTATATAGTGCTTGTGGGAAATGGTGGAGCCAGGAAGGGGATTCGAAAAATACGAACCTAAAGCAATCTAACATATGTGTGTCATAAAGACACTGATAATGAGGCTAGTTTTTCCACTTTTTAATATTGTTTAGGCTGTATATTCTTTGGAGCTAAGCTATCAGTATTAACTGCACTGCTATTGTGCAAGTTCTGATCTATCAGCTTACAATTGATGCAAGAAGTTACGAGTACTTGATGTATGCCATGGCCGTAATGATCGGACATTTTTTGTTGTATGTCTCTAATTGAGTTAATTGTATAACAACATTAACCATTGTCACAGAAAACCAGCTGAACTTCTTGAAATCGGTTCTGTTTTGCAAGACAAGATTCCAGTAGTAAAGAGGTTTACCGGAGGAGGCACTGTAATAGTCGATCACAGGACAGTTTTCATCTCCTTCATATGCAATAAGGATGCTGTCCCTACTGTACAACCATATCCTAGGCCCATCATGTCATGGAGCAGCCAACTCTATAGCAAGGTGTTTCAAGGAGTTGGGGATTTCTCTCTTCGTGAAAATGGTACTTTTCTGCTCCAGGATTATTTTCATTGTTGACTGTCCAGCTTTTCGCAGGAAGAGCTGCAGGTTTTCTTCAAGaaccaaaccccccccccccccccaaaaaaaaaaaaaaaaagtgtatCCTTGCTTTTATGTCAAAAAAAGGGACTTGCTTTTAAACTTTGTTATGGAGGAAATATTTGCTTATACTTGTATGGTATTTTTGCACTATATATTTCTCTATCTATATATTTGTGACACTGAGTTAGTTTGATATTGTTGAAATTTATTTGCCTaatcaaaaaacaaaaatagaagTTTCAATTGGCTGGCAATGTATTTATGCATGTATTTGTGCTAAAAACCAAGGTTGAGTGTCAGACTAACAATGTTATTACGCTGCACTCATCAAGGGAGCTTCCTTTTATGTGgatttaattatttgtggtagATAAGGTTCACACACTTTCTAACTAACTTCCTGACAAGAAAAGTGCCATTCATTTGATTGGATGcttccttttctgttttcttatttcttcttggTAGCAATattgtattctttcttctctgtgcAGTTGGTTCCCATTTCTATGTACATTGTGTTACTTGGCCTTACAAGAATTGTGAATactatcccccccccccccccaattctcTTGCCCTGTCTTGATATCCGTCTGACTGCTTGTTTTGtcctttatttttgttctttctcATTTGCTCGCACGGAGATATGACTTGAGGAATCCTTGTTTTATGTCTTGCTCACCAGCTTTCTAAGACATCCGACTTCATATTGTTTTTTACATGATCACAGACTACGTTTTTGGCAACCGCAAGTTTGGGGGAAATGCTCAATCTATCACAAAAGGCCGTTGGATCCATCATACATCCTTTCTTTGGGATTTTGAGATGATGAACATGGCTTATCTCAAACTTCCAAAACGAGCTCCTGACTATCGACAGGTTTGCAAAATTTTCAAGTTCTTTGTTCTGCTTGGTAAATAGTCTCGTGAGCCTTTTTTTATGAACTTGACGCAGCTGATTTTTGAACACTCTGTTTCTGGAAACACCGATTTAAGTTGTTGGCAGAATAAACTTAATCGTGTTCAAGATCGATGCAAAGTTTCATTCTCGTACACTGCAAACAACTATGTAATTAATAGAATTACATTATTATTGAATAATTTCATAACCGTACATATTTTTCTCTTCCCTCTAATATATAGTACATTTAGGTACAGAGAATAGATAaagcattttcatatagaaaataGTCGTGGTGGTGCTTGCACTGCATGCATACTCTTCTAAGCTGATGGTGTGAAGACCTCTAAGTTGGTGCTGACATCATGGTGAAAAGATGAAGCATGGGTAGTCTTCTCTGTTTCACTTGGCTTGAGGAATGGGTACTGGGATTAATTACTTCGGAAAATCTGCAAAAATTGGCTCATGTCACTGTTAAGGGCTGTCCCAATGTGGTTATAAGATAAATTTACTGAAAGGCTCTTTCATGTGTTCTGAACAAATCATCCCTGAAACTATGGTTGTGGACTTGTGGCAGTGAGCCTAAGAAGTTGTTTACTATCAAGTATACTTGGTAGTTGGCTTGGCTGAAAAGGTAAAGCTAGTTAATCTCAGTTTGCAAGCAGCCACAATGTTGAAGTCTGTGGTACATGCATCGTCATTTACTCACATATGAAATTTCCAAGTTTGTCTTTTACGCCTTTGTAGTCTTCTAATTTCCTGCCTGCATATCACCTAATATATCATAATCTTGAGTGTAAAATACACTCGTGTCCTCTTAACTAACCTCTTGCTTAAGGCTCTTTCATGTGAAACTATCCTCTTTTCAAGTGCTCACGTGGGCAATCAAGAACCCAACTATTTCATTATTCTGAATTTTTGCCTGGAGTCATGTCCGTACCAGGAATCCAAGTTCCAATAACTGCATGCTGTTGTGATGAGCTGAACCCAGACCTCCCTCGCGATGAGCATGCGCCGCATGCTCTGTGTTTGGTACTGGAGGGGGAGCATGTGATGGACATGCTATGGGACCAAAACATTCTGTTCCAGGCTCCCTGCCTTGACTGCACTGTGCTCTCTTTTGTAGCGATAGTTCCTGGCAATATCACCTCTTTCGGGTCATTTTCCAACAGCCACTTTTTCAATAAATTCCAAGTGACCAAACTTTTTCTGACTATTTTCAGCAAGTTTTGTGATGCCTATTGAATCTTTTTATGTTTTTAACCATAAATAAACTCAAACTGGTTTTCAACCTTAGCGGGCATGTGAGAATGTTAAGTGCCAGTGTTAGAGTGTTAGaattacatttttgaaagaattaaGTTCTTTAGTTGGATATTCTCACACATTGACAAATCTTTATATATGTTGAGTCTGATACCTACAAATAGGGTTCTAGTATATATTGAATAAACAAGTTATCAAAGTATcccttcctttttcttatttttcacaTTAGACTTTTCTCTTAGATGTAAATATCTTCCTCAGCTGCTACATCGTAGTACCATTATATCTTTTTTAGCAAACTAAACTAGTAAACTTATTTATTGACGTGTTATTCATAACTTATCAACTAGATGAGATCCACAGTAGTTGGGATCCATTTGTGCTTATCACTGATTCATTTACTCCCTCTTCTGGAGTGCTTGTCCTATTTTTCTTTCTGATATTCAAGTGATATAATCTTTGGCTAATAATTCTCACAATAATTTTCTTCAGTGTTAAGTTGGAAAACTTACATTTATCTGTATTCTTTTTCGTAAATTCTAAATGTCTGAATGTCATTTAAATAAGAATTTTTTATAAATCCACTTAACTCAATCTAAAGTATAATCATATAATTGTAACAAATATTATTAAGGGAAAACAGGAAGATAACTTCTACTTATTATATGAGATCCACTGGTGTCAGAGCCTACTTGTGCCTGTACCAAGGTCTCGATTGGGAAGTTGATGAGTTCCTTATGTTCAAGATAACTAAAGCTATTCATGATCTTATCTTATGGAATGCCGTGTCTAAACAATGCCTTTTGAGGTTCTAGTAGCTAAAGTAAATATGGAGGAGCTCTTGTTTGCCTGTTATGTTTGGAGCCTCCTGGTCATCTCTATGGTGCATTCACTCTAGGCTCTAACACTGTTAACTCACTAGGAGCCTGAGTATTCTGTGGCTTGAAGGTTTCTAGCCAGATTCGTCCCTGGAGGCCTTCTAAGCCACTGTCTCGACTTCTGGACGTAGAGAACATTTAGTCGAGTATCAGCAACTGGTGATAAAACCTATTCCCAGTTCGATCTTGATCAGTCATTTTTTCAGAAATGGTAGTCAACGCAATCTGATGTGTCTGAACATTCTCCAACATCCAGATCATGCTCTTGCTTTCACCTCTTCGAAAGGACGTAACATATTCCCAATCCTAGCGGCAGCCGGTGCTTTCTTTGGTAAAGTATTCCACAGAGTATCAAAGTAACAAAAAGTTGTTTCTTTCATGAGCTTCCTTACTGTACTCTAACTCTGTCATTTGATGTCTCTCAACCCTGCTCTCATTTCTGCTTATACTACTTTTCCAGCTTATTTCACTTTAATGCCTCCACATGCTTTTTAGATGGCTTTGCGAACTTGAACTTCTTAGTATTTACTAGTGTTTTTCAGTCGAATTATGCATGCCATGGAAGTCTTATAGCTGAGAGAGACTGCAACATGATAATTACACC from Nicotiana sylvestris chromosome 12, ASM39365v2, whole genome shotgun sequence encodes the following:
- the LOC104221469 gene encoding uncharacterized protein isoform X3, translating into MSSGNVGRLPLMNVVKFKGVPILQQLHLEERLLRTSPQNWCIVNDGTNEPTIVMGISGKPAELLEIGSVLQDKIPVVKRFTGGGTVIVDHRTVFISFICNKDAVPTVQPYPRPIMSWSSQLYSKVFQGVGDFSLRENDYVFGNRKFGGNAQSITKGRWIHHTSFLWDFEMMNMAYLKLPKRAPDYRQIMLLLSPLRKDVTYSQS
- the LOC104221469 gene encoding uncharacterized protein isoform X1 codes for the protein MSSGNVGRLPLMNVVKFKGVPILQQLHLEERLLRTSPQNWCIVNDGTNEPTIVMGISGKPAELLEIGSVLQDKIPVVKRFTGGGTVIVDHRTVFISFICNKDAVPTVQPYPRPIMSWSSQLYSKVFQGVGDFSLRENDYVFGNRKFGGNAQSITKGRWIHHTSFLWDFEMMNMAYLKLPKRAPDYRQARDHSDFICRMKDYISRQEFINRTISALDSHFSVTSLELKSYDCPDDTKCMPSSRLLGKQELEESFESESGNVILQSL
- the LOC104221469 gene encoding uncharacterized protein isoform X2 produces the protein MMEPMNPQLSWVFQGELSIFTIFYDKIPVVKRFTGGGTVIVDHRTVFISFICNKDAVPTVQPYPRPIMSWSSQLYSKVFQGVGDFSLRENDYVFGNRKFGGNAQSITKGRWIHHTSFLWDFEMMNMAYLKLPKRAPDYRQARDHSDFICRMKDYISRQEFINRTISALDSHFSVTSLELKSYDCPDDTKCMPSSRLLGKQELEESFESESGNVILQSL